In one window of Miscanthus floridulus cultivar M001 chromosome 12, ASM1932011v1, whole genome shotgun sequence DNA:
- the LOC136497916 gene encoding uncharacterized protein: MSAEEGASASASAPAAEAPASAGAMGAEEAAARKRYEALVQVRAKAIKGKGAWYWAHLEPVLVPPPASGQPPKMARLRCTLCAATFSASNPSRTASEHLKRGACPNFASPLAASAPLVSTAPPLAIAAASSVVPISSFPPSSQQRRHSTGGGGRKRHALAAAYAAVEAAAAASSQHQHVVVGEPAIYSTPPTPPALSAPRQILSGGRGDLGALARLEDSVKRLKSPVASPGSMLPRHQAEAALALLADWFLESSGSVSLAAAEHPKLKAFLRQVGVPELSRADLTRGRLDARYAEARADAAARVRDARFFQLAADGWRDQVVTLAVNLPNGTSVFHRAVPMPAPPSSDYAEEVLLDAVSSVAASADLRHCAGIVADRFGSKALRDIESKHPWMVNLSCQAHCLARLAKDLARELPVVHSAATNCAKMAAYFNATPAVRALLQRHQDQELGHAAGLLRVAAPPSNGSDTETSAAFAMLDDVLTSARPLQLSVLEEPFKLLCIDDSTAREIVDMVHSAAFWAEVEAAHLLVKLITDMVKEMETERPLVGQCLPLWDDLRGKVRGWCRKFNVDEGIAMSVVERRFRRSYHPAWSAAFILDPLYLIKDVSGRYLPPFKYLTAEQEKDVDRLITRLVSPEEAHLAMMELMKWRSEGLDPLYAQAVQVRQPDPATGKMKIANKQSSRLVWETCLSELKSLGKVAVRLIFLHATAMGFRCTPTMTRWLTAPGTSSSRGIARAQRLVFVVANSKLERKDLWNDDDRDAELLMEGDDDMLTDPTTAIVVPSSV; this comes from the coding sequence ATGTCGGCCGAGGAGGGCGCGTCGGCGTCAGCGTCCGCTCCGGCGGCGGAGGCGCCCGCGTCGGCGGGGGCAATGGGGGCCGAGGAGGCGGCGGCCAGGAAGCGCTACGAGGCGCTGGTGCAGGTGCGCGCCAAGGCCATCAAGGGCAAGGGCGCCTGGTACTGGGCGCACCTGGAGCCCGTGCTCGTGCCGCCGCCCGCCTCCGGCCAGCCGCCCAAGATGGCGCGCCTGCGCTGCACGCTCTGCGCCGCCACCTTCTCCGCATCCAACCCGTCGCGCACCGCCTCCGAGCACCTCAAGCGCGGCGCCTGCCCCAACTTCGCGTCGCCGCTGGCCGCCTCGGCGCCGCTCGTCTCCACAGCGCCGCCGCTCGCCATCGCCGCGGCGTCCTCCGTCGTGCCCATCTCCTCCTTCCCGCCGTCGTCGCAGCAGCGCCGCCACTCCACGGGCGGCGGAGGCCGCAAGCGCCACGCGTTGGCAGCGGCGTACGCAGCCGtggaggcggcagcggcggcctcCTCGCAGCACCAGCACGTGGTGGTTGGCGAGCCGGCCATCTACTCCACGCCGCCCACGCCGCCGGCGCTGTCCGCGCCGCGCCAGATCCTCTCGGGCGGCCGCGGCGACCTGGGCGCGCTGGCGCGCCTCGAGGACAGCGTCAAGCGGCTCAAGTCGCCCGTCGCGTCACCGGGGTCGATGCTGCCGCGGCACCAGGCCGAGGCGGCGCTCGCGCTGCTCGCCGACTGGTTCCTCGAGTCGTCCGGGAGCGTCTCCCTGGCCGCGGCGGAGCACCCGAAGCTCAAGGCCTTCCTGCGCCAGGTCGGAGTGCCGGAGCTGTCGCGCGCCGACCTAACCCGCGGGCGCCTCGACGCGCGCTACGCCGAGGCCCGCGCCGACGCCGCCGCGCGCGTCCGGGACGCGCGCTTCTTCCAGCTCGCCGCGGACGGGTGGCGCGACCAGGTCGTCACGCTCGCCGTCAACCTCCCCAACGGCACGTCCGTCTTCCACCGCGCCGTGCCCATGCCGGCGCCGCCGTCGTCCGACTACGCCGAGGAGGTGCTGCTGGACGCCGTGTCGTCCGTCGCGGCCTCCGCCGACCTCCGCCATTGCGCCGGCATCGTCGCCGACCGCTTCGGCTCCAAGGCTCTGCGCGATATCGAGAGCAAGCACCCGTGGATGGTGAACCTTTCGTGCCAGGCCCATTGCTTGGCACGCCTGGCGAAAGACCTGGCGCGCGAGCTCCCTGTGGTCCACTCCGCCGCCACCAATTGTGCCAAGATGGCCGCCTACTTCAACGCCACTCCGGCCGTGCGCGCGCTGCTGCAGCGGCACCAGGACCAGGAGCTTGGCCACGCTGCTGGGCTCCTCCGCGTCGCCGCCCCGCCGTCGAATGGGAGCGACACCGAAACCAGCGCAGCATTCGCGATGCTCGATGACGTGCTGACCTCTGCACGGCCGCTCCAGCTCTCCGTGCTCGAGGAGCCCTTCAAGCTGCTCTGCATTGACGACTCCACCGCGCGGGAGATCGTGGACATGGTGCACAGCGCGGCGTTCTGGGCGGAGGTGGAGGCGGCGCACTTGCTGGTGAAGCTGATCACCGACATGGTGAAGGAGATGGAGACCGAACGGCCGCTCGTCGGGCAATGCCTCCCGCTCTGGGACGACCTGCGCGGCAAGGTCAGAGGCTGGTGCCGCAAGTTCAACGTGGACGAAGGCATCGCCATGAGCGTGGTGGAGAGGAGGTTCAGGAGGAGCTACCACCCGGCGTGGTCGGCGGCATTCATCCTGGACCCGCTGTACCTCATCAAGGACGTCAGCGGGCGGTACCTCCCGCCGTTCAAGTACCTGACGGCGGAGCAGGAGAAGGACGTGGACAGGCTGATCACGAGGCTGGTGTCGCCGGAGGAGGCGCACCTGGCGATGATGGAGCTGATGAAGTGGCGGTCGGAGGGCCTGGACCCGCTGTACGCGCAGGCGGTGCAGGTCCGGCAGCCCGACCCGGCGACGGGGAAGATGAAGATCGCCAACAAGCAGAGCAGCCGGCTGGTGTGGGAGACGTGCCTCAGCGAGCTCAAGTCGCTGGGCAAGGTGGCCGTGCGGCTCATCTTCCTCCACGCGACCGCGATGGGGTTCAGATGCACGCCGACGATGACGCGGTGGCTGACCGCGCCCGGGACCTCCTCGTCGCGGGGCATCGCCCGCGCGCAACGGCTAGTGTTCGTGGTGGCCAACTCGAAGCTGGAGCGGAAGGACCTGTGGAACGACGACGACAGGGACGCGGAGCTGCTCATGGAGGGAGACGATGACATGCTGACTGATCCGACCACCGCCATTGTGGTTCCCTCATCGGTGTAA